The Clostridiaceae bacterium genomic interval ACTAATTTTGTATTACCTTGTAGAGAGGTGTAATAGTTGCCTGAAGAGATACTAAAATTCCGACAGAGAATTGCCGAATTCTGGAATGGACTGGAAAAAGGCCAAAAGATCAGGATTTATATAACTTCTATTATTGTTACATTATGTGTAGTTTTAGGCTTAATTCTATTAAACAAGCCTAACCGGATAACTTTAATAAGAGATTATGATCCTAAAGATATTGGGGAAATGAGTGCTATTCTAAATGAAAATAACATTTGGAATAGTATTGAGAATAACGGGACCAGTATTGTAATTAATGCCAGGGATAACAACAAGGCTCAGGTAGTTCTTGCTCAAAAGGGATACCCCAAAAGCGGTATGACTTTTGAAGATGCTATTTCCATGATAGGAATGAGCACCACTGAAAGTGATAAAAAATATATTTGGAAACAGCAAAAGACCGCAGATATTGAGAGCAAGCTGAAGATGCTGGACAATATTGAAAATGCTTCTGTAATTTTAGCTTTACCAGAACGGTCCATTTTCATGCTGCCTCAAGAGGAAGCAAGCATGCCTACTGCTTATGTAATGATTAAACCAAAAGAAAAGCTTACTCCCAAACAGGTAGAGGCTGTAGTCATGATAGTATCACGCAGTGTAGAAAATTTAAAACCTGAGAATATTACGGTTGTTGATAATAATCTAAACATTCTGAATAACTACTATAAGGATACGGCTTTTGAAATGGTTAATACTCAGGAAGAAATGAGGTATAAAAAAACACTTGAATTACAAAACAGGGTATATGAGTATTTCAGCGTAGGAGAGTTTGACAACTTCGATACCATCAGAGTTGTTGCAAATCCTGTTTTGGATTTTGATACTTTGAAAGAGCAAAAAAAGACCATATCCAATCCCGAGGGTATGACCGAAGGAGCAGTTATAAGCAGCGAATCAACAAACGAACAGCTATTTAACAGTACGGGTGAAGATATACCTGCCCCAGGTATAGACGCAAATCCAGGTACTGATTTAGTAGATACTCCCACATACCAAATTGGAGAGCAGGAAAATTCATCTTATAGCAAACAACATGATATCAGGAATTATGCTTATAACGAAACCATTAGCGAAACTGAAAAAGCAGTTGGTGTTTTAATACCTGAAAAGTCTACCATGGCTATCTCATTATGGTATGGGAAAAGAGTCACTGATCAGAATAAGTTGTCAGATGAATTCCTGGAGAGTGTAAAAATAGCTGCAAGTACTGCAACAGGAATTCCTGTGGAAAATATATCAGTACACAGAATGCGCTTGGCAGAAGAAAAAGTTGAAGAAGTAACCGAAACCAGAGAAGATATAATCAGGGAGCTGATTACCATATATGGCTTGCCAATACTTGGACTTCAATTTGCAATAATAATAGTAATGATTATTTTAATCAGAAATAGGAAAAGAAAGAAGCAAGAAGAAATGGTTCAAGCAGTTGATAATTCACAACAAGAATCTGCTGAAAGTCCCAAAATTGAGGAGAGCATCCCTGAAATAGTTGTTGAGGAAAA includes:
- the fliF gene encoding flagellar M-ring protein FliF; the protein is MPEEILKFRQRIAEFWNGLEKGQKIRIYITSIIVTLCVVLGLILLNKPNRITLIRDYDPKDIGEMSAILNENNIWNSIENNGTSIVINARDNNKAQVVLAQKGYPKSGMTFEDAISMIGMSTTESDKKYIWKQQKTADIESKLKMLDNIENASVILALPERSIFMLPQEEASMPTAYVMIKPKEKLTPKQVEAVVMIVSRSVENLKPENITVVDNNLNILNNYYKDTAFEMVNTQEEMRYKKTLELQNRVYEYFSVGEFDNFDTIRVVANPVLDFDTLKEQKKTISNPEGMTEGAVISSESTNEQLFNSTGEDIPAPGIDANPGTDLVDTPTYQIGEQENSSYSKQHDIRNYAYNETISETEKAVGVLIPEKSTMAISLWYGKRVTDQNKLSDEFLESVKIAASTATGIPVENISVHRMRLAEEKVEEVTETREDIIRELITIYGLPILGLQFAIIIVMIILIRNRKRKKQEEMVQAVDNSQQESAESPKIEESIPEIVVEEKSEIKKQLDKFVQQKPEAVAQLLKNWLAEDWDY